A window from Malania oleifera isolate guangnan ecotype guangnan chromosome 7, ASM2987363v1, whole genome shotgun sequence encodes these proteins:
- the LOC131160123 gene encoding uncharacterized protein LOC131160123, with translation MAFPVGHRNGSYSPAAYENEAYPQVSDICASTIPISSSFMNKAILQKEKQILVDPVSVKESTGPKMVAIDRPPDLLPARPKFLSSSLPNSASSSPRFASNMLKNKKWRNQSQAHNLNLTLHLDRSKSCGTGRSSCALADELDLWVRNRSNIADANFCGRSEANYKDAGIGNSRGGDNGNGSSRDDDGFKCGALCLFLPSLGRGKPVKARKEEVVLETQNVISRTVSLEKFECGSWSSSAIINDMVAEEDGESANLYFDLPTELIRSGFNEASSPVSAAFVFEKDHRKGVLKSVRGGGKSQESSRHVRFSAASPVSSPSCITPRLRKAREDFNAFLEAQSA, from the coding sequence ATGGCTTTTCCAGTCGGGCACAGAAATGGCTCCTATTCCCCAGCTGCATATGAAAATGAAGCATACCCTCAAGTTTCAGACATCTGCGCCAGTACCATTCCAATCTCCTCCAGTTTCATGAACAAAGCGATCTTGCAGAAGGAGAAGCAGATTTTGGTGGATCCAGTATCAGTGAAGGAGTCAACAGGTCCAAAAATGGTTGCCATCGATCGTCCTCCGGATCTGCTCCCTGCAAGGCCCAAGTTCCTGAGCTCCAGCCTTCCCAATTCCGCCTCTTCTTCGCCCCGTTTCGCCTCCAATATGCTCAAGAATAAGAAATGGAGAAACCAGAGCCAAGCACATAATCTCAATCTCACTCTGCATTTGGACAGGAGTAAATCCTGCGGCACCGGAAGATCATCTTGTGCATTGGCCGACGAGCTTGATCTTTGGGTTCGGAACAGATCCAATATTGCCGATGCCAACTTTTGCGGTAGAAGCGAGGCTAATTACAAAGATGCCGGGATTGGAAACTCCAGGGGTGGAGATAACGGCAATGGCAGCTCTCGCGACGACGATGGGTTCAAATGCGGAGCGCTGTGCTTGTTTCTCCCGAGCTTGGGGAGAGGAAAGCCGGTGAAGGCCAGAAAGGAGGAAGTTGTATTGGAGACACAGAACGTGATATCCAGGACGGTTTCACTCGAGAAATTTGAATGCGGATCTTGGTCTTCGTCCGCCATAATCAACGACATGGTTGCGGAGGAAGACGGGGAGTCGGCGAATCTGTACTTTGATCTGCCAACGGAGCTGATCCGAAGCGGATTCAATGAGGCAAGCTCCCCAGTCTCAGCGGCTTTCGTGTTCGAGAAGGATCATCGGAAGGGCGTGCTGAAGAGCGTTAGGGGCGGAGGGAAGTCACAGGAATCGTCTCGCCACGTTCGATTTTCGGCGGCAAGCCCTGTCTCGTCCCCTTCTTGCATCACGCCTCGGCTGCGGAAGGCAAGGGAGGATTTCAACGCCTTCTTGGAGGCGCAGAGCGCATGA